Within the Sporomusaceae bacterium genome, the region TGAGTGCGTCGAGAACCGTTTTGGCGTGGCCGGCGACTTTGACGCCGCGAAAGGCGTGGGCGATGAGGCCGGTTTCGTCGATGATGAAGGTGGAGCGTTCGATGCCGAGGACTTTTTTGCCGTACATGGTTTTTTCTTTGATGACGCCGTAGAGCCGGCAGACGGCGCCGTCGGCGTCGCTGAGGAGCGGATAGAGCAAGCCGTTTTTGGCGCTGAATTTTTCGTGGGTGGCGAGGCTGTCGCGGCTGACGCCGAAGATGAGGGCCCCGGCGGCGACGATTTCGGGGTGGATGTCGCGAAACTCGCGAGCTTCGTCAGTTCAGCCGGCGGTGTTGTCTTTGGAGTAGAAGAAGAGGACGATTTTTGTGCCGCGGTGGGCGCTGAGGCTCACCGCCGCCCCGCCGGTGGCCGGGAGGTTGAAGTCCGGCGCCGGCGTTCCTTTGCCGATTTGGCTCACTTTGTTACCTTCTTTCGCAATATTTTCCGACTATGTTTAGTATAGCATGAAGCAGCTTTGCTAGTCACATGGAGGATAGGGTAAAATGACCGATACGAAGCCCGGAATTATGTATGCCGCTCTGATGAGCGTGGCTCTCCTGTGGGGAGCTTCGTTCGCCGCCGCCAAGATCGGGATGAACGAGCTGGCGCCGATTAATCTGGTGGTGCTGCGGTTTGTGATCGCGGCCGCGGTTTTCGCCGCTATTCTGCTTTTCCGGCGGGAGCGGTCGACGATTGAACGGGCCGATGTGTGGCGGTTCGTGGTGCTCGGTTTTATGATGGTGACGTCGTATTTTTATATCCAGTATACCGCGCTGACGTTTACGACGACGGTGAATGCGGCGCTGATCGTGGCGACGATCCCGGTGTGGACGGCGATATTCGCGGCGGCGCTGGGCTGGGAGCGGGTGTCGCTGGCGGGGGCGGCGGGGATTGCGGTGGCGCTGGGCGGGGTGACGCTGATTATCAGCGGCGGCCGCGGGGGCGCCGATTTGCTGTCGTCGGCGACGCTGCCGGGCGATCTGCTGATTTTGGTGAACGCGCTGACGTGGGCCGGGATTACGCTGTACGGGAAGGAGATCATGCAGAAGTATCCGCCGTTCCTGACGATGGCGTGGACGCATATTTTCGGGACAATTATGCTGGCGCCGTTTGCGTTTGTGGCGACGCCGCTGGCTCCGGTGCCGCTGTCCGGGCAGATCGGCGGCATTACGTGGCCGACGGTGGCGAGCGCTCTTTTTCTGGCGCTGCTGTGTTCGGTGTACGCTTATTATGTGTGGTACCTGGGGGTGGAGCGGCTGGGGGCGGTGCGGACGGCGTCGTTTTCGTATTTCAACCCGCTGTTTGCGGCGATCGTGGGGGTGCTGCTGATGGGCGAGACGCTGAGCGGGTATGTGGCGACGGGCGGCCTGATCGTGCTGGCGGGGGTTTATGTGACGAATAGGGCGGCGCGGCGAAGCGCCCCGCCGGCAAGGAGCGAGTCATGCCGGGACGGGTGACGGCGGTCGAGTATATCCGCGGGGCGGCGATGCTGGGGGTTGTGGGTATCCACACGGGGGCGTATTCGCTGTCCGGCCCGGCGGTGAATGTCCATCTGTTCGCGCTGCTGGAGATCGTTTCCCGCTTCAGTGTGCCGATCTTTTTTTTCGTGTCGGCGTTCGGCCTTTTCCGCCAGTATCGCCCGGGGACGCCGCTGGATTACGGCGCTTTTTACCGGCGGCGGGCGCTGACGGTGCTGGTGCCGTATCTGGCGTGGTCGCTTTTGTATATGTGGCTTTATTCGTGGACGACGGGCGAGGCGCATATTTGGGAGCCGCCGTATGTTTACGAGTTTTTGTTTTTCGGCCTGGCTTCGTATCAGTTGTATTTTCTGGTGATTTTGGTCTGGTTTTACGCGCTGATGCCGCTGTGGCGGGCGGTGACGCCGGCTTTGGCGGCGCGGCCGCTGCCGTGGCTGGGGGCGCTGCTGGCGGCGCAGGCGGCGTTTAATTATTGGTCGTGCAATGTGCTGGCAGCCGGAGCGGATGATTATTATGTGAATTTGGCACTGAAGCATCGCCTGAGTTATTGGGTGCTGCATTATGTGTTCGTGTTTTTGCTGGGGGCGGTGTGCGCGGTGCGCCTGGAGGATTTCCGGGCGCTGGCGGCCCGGCGGCGGCGGGAGATCAATGTTTTCTTCGCTCTCGCGCTGGCGATTATGCTGGGGCGGTATTACTGGCTGCTGGGGACCGGCTACGAGCTGGAACGGACGGTGAATACGCTGCAGCAGCTTTCCCCGGAGGGGCTGGTGTATACGCTGGCGGCGTGTCTTTTTCTGTTCGCGGTTTTCGACCGGCCGCTGCCGGCTGCCGTGTCCTCTCCCCTATCGCTGCTGGCCCGCCATTCGTATGCGGTGTATCTGGTGCATCCGCTGGTGATGTTTTTCCTGGAGGCCGAGCTGAAGGCGGCGGGGGTGGCGATGGCGACGCCGGTGGTGGCGGGGTTCTATGTTGCCACGGTGATTGTAAGTTTGCTGTTTACGGCGGCGCTGGGTTGTTTGCCGGCGCTGGGGCCGCTGCTGACAGGGACGGCGCCGAAAATCAGAAAACCCGGAGCGTAAATGCTCCGGGTTTATTATTCGGGTTTGTCGACTCTGACGACGAGGAAGGCGCCCATGGAGGGGATGTGGTTCTGGCACCAGCGCTCGAAGGGGTCGGGGCGGCGGATGAGGGCGGCGGGGGCGAAGGGGGGTACGAAGATGGCGCCGCGCCAGGCGGTTATTTTGTGGGGGGCGAGGTAGGCGCGGAGGTCGCCGAGGCTGTGGAAGGTGGCGTGGCGGAAGACGGTTTTTTTGAAGTAGGTTTTGAGGCGGCGCTGCCACGCCCAGGGGCTGAGGCTGCCGAGGGTGGCGACGACGAGGCGGCCGCCGGGTTTGACGATGCGGTACATGTCCTGGAGGCAGGCGCGGGGGTCGGCGAAGAATTCCATGGCGGTGATGCTGGTGACCATGTCGAAGCTGGCGGTGGCGAAGGGCAAGGCTGCGGCGTCGCCCGTGAGGAAGGCTACGGCGTCGCCATGGCGGGCGGTGCGGCGGGCGGCGAGGGCGAGCATTTCGGGGGAGATGTCGACGCCGGTGACGCGGGCGCCGGCCTGGAGGAGTTCGTCGGTGTATATGCCGGTGCCGCAGCCGATGTCGGCTACGGTCATGCCGGGGGCGGGGGCGGCGAGGGCCATGACGGCTTCGCGCTCGAAGCGATGGACGTAGCTCCCGTGGGGGGTGGCGAACCAGGCGTCGTATTTGGCGGCGAGTTCGTGGAAGTAGTTGGCGTTCATAGCAGGAAGCCCAGCTTTTGTTTGTCGGCGTCGGTGAGGAGGACGGGGGCGGCGAGTTCGGCGCCGATTGCGGAGCGCCTGGCCTGGCGGCCCCTGGCCCGCAGCCAGTAGGCGGCGAGGAGCTGGCAGAAGCGTTTGGCGGCCCGGGGGTTGGCCCGGTCGGCCCCGGCCCAGCAGCGGAGGAATTCGGTGAGGATGTCGCCGACGGTGGTGACCATGTCCTGACGGGCGGCGAATTCGGCGACGGCGAGGCTTTCGCGGACGATGAGGTAGAGTGCCTGGGGACGGAAGTCGGCGGCGTGCTCGGGGGTGGCGAATTTGAGTTCGAGGGCGAGCAGTTCGCGGCCGATCTCAAGGAGGGGCAGGACGAGGGCGAAGCCTTCGGCGAGGCCGTGGCGCTGGATGGCCATCCTGGCGGTTTGGCCGGCGCCGGCGACCGAGGCTTCCCAGTGTTTGAGGTCGGAGGCGGCGAGAGAGATGCGCAGGGCGCATTCGCCGATGGCGGGCGCGAGGGCGCTGCGGGGGCGGAGGCTGGCGGTGCCGGCGAGGTTGTGCCATTCTTTGACGAGGGCGGCGCGGTCCGCGGGCGGCCACAGGCCGCTCTCGCCCCGACGGGCGGTGAATTCGACGAGGATGGCGAACATGTTGCCGTCGTTGTTTTGGACGATGCGGTGGAGCCAGGCGCAGATAAGGGCGGCGAGTTCGGCGGCCGGCTGGCCGGCGAGCCGGGCGGGCAGGACGGAGTCGAGACGGGTGACGATTTCGCGGAAGAGGTCGCCGTCGCGGCGGCGGAGGACGAGGATGCCGGTGGTTCTGAGTACTTTGAGGGCGGCGACTGCGGTAGGCCGGTCGTCTTCCCAGCCGGTCTTTTCGAGGAGAGAAAAAATAATTTCGGCCGCTTTCGCAGCTAAGAAGTTGTATTTTTCCCTTAAGGCGACGGCGGCGATGGTGGTGAGCTGCTCGGCGGCGGCCGGCACGGCTTCGTCGGGCAGACGCCTGAGGAGCAGCCGGAAGGCGTCGAGGGCGGCGGCGGCGGTGTCGGGCTGTTTGGCGCGGATGGCCCGTGCGGCTAAAGCGCCGAGCTGGACGGCTTCGTCCGGTCGGGCGATGCCTTGTCCGTAGACGGTTTTGATGAGGTCGACGGCCTGGTAGGCGCCTTGGTCGTCTTTGCCGCTTACGGCGGCGTGGGCGAGGCCGAAGAGCTGCCGCAGGAGGTCGAGGGTGTCGGGGCTCAGGCGGCTGCGTTTGAGGCGGGCGACTCTGGCGGCGAGGCGGCGGCGGCGCCCGGCAAAGCCGCGGGAGCGCTTATAGAGGAAGGCGGCGAGCAGGAGCAGGACAACAACGGCCGCGGCGGCGCCATAAAGCCAGACGGGCTCGATCGCGTCTAGTATTTCCATGCCTCTCCCCTCCCCTCTTTTTTATGCTTAGATTCCAAAGGCTGTCTAAAAAGCTCCAGATGCAAGGCGCACCGGAGGATGGCCCGCGCCGGCGTACTTGGTTGCGTACGTCAAGCGGGCCATCCGAGGAGCAACGCCGCAGATGGACTTTTTAGGCAGCCTTTATTTTGCGTTGATTTGGCCTTTGTAAATTACGCCCCGCGCCGAATCGACGGTGACGGTGATGCCGTCGGTGAGTTGTTCGGTGGCGCCGTCGACGCCGACGACGACGGGCAGGCCGTAGCTGATGCCGATGATGGCGGCGTGGGATGTGAAGCCGCCTTCTTCGGTGACGATGGCGGCGGCCTTGGCGGCGTAGGGGGCGGTTTCTTCGTCGACGGTGCTGACGACGAGGATGTCGCCGGGGACGAATTTTTCGGTTATGTCGCTGGGGGTGCGGGCTACGCAGACTTTGCCGGTGACGACCCGCTGGCCGATGCCGGTGCCGCGAAGGAGGATGCTGCCGACGATGACGACTCTGATCATGTTGGTGGTGCCTTTGGTGCCGGCCGGGACGCCGGCGGTGATGACGACGAGGTCGCCTTCTTTGACGACGCCGGCGGAAAGGGCGAGGGCGATGGCGTTGGCGACCATTTCGTCGGTGTTCTGGGCGCCGGAGCCGAGGACGGGGTGGACGCCCCAGTAGAGCTGGCAGCGCCTGAGGGTCTTGACCCGCGGGGTGACGGCGACGATGGCGGCCTGGGGCCGGTAGCGGGCGACCATGCGGGCGGTGAAGCCTGATTCGGAGATGGTTATGATGGCGCCGGCGCCGAGTTCGTGGGCGACCTGGACGGTGGCGTGGCTGATGGCGCCGGTGGTGGTGCGCTGGACGGTGAGGCCTTTGGCGAGGAGGATGTCGCTGTAGTCGAGGGCGGCTTCGGTGCGCGCGGCGATGCGGGCCATGGTTTCGAGGGCCTCGACGGGATAGGCGCCGGCGGCGGTTTCGCCGCTGAGCATGATGGCGTCGCTGCCGTCGAAGATGGCGTTGGCGATGTCGCTGGCTTCGGCTCTGGTGGGCCGGGGGTTGGCGAGCATGGATTCTAGCATTTGGGTGGCGGTGATTACGGGTTTGCCGGCGACGTTGCATTTTTCGATGAGGAGCTTCTGGACGATGGGTACTTCTTCGGTGGGGATTTCGACGCCGAGGTCGCCGCGGGCGACCATGATGCCGTCGGTTACTTTGAGGATTTCGTCGATGTTTTCCACGCCTTCGGCGTTTTCTATCTTGGCGATGATGTCCAGGGAAGAGCCGGTTTCTTCGATGACTTTGCGGATGGCGAGGACGTCGGCGGCCCGCTGGACGAAGGAGGCGGCGACGATGTCCATGCCCTGTTCGACGCCGAAGATGATGTCGGCGACGTCCTGTTCGGAGAGCGGCGGCAGTTTGACGGCGATGCCAGGGGCGGCGACGCGTTTGTTGCTGCTTATTTCCCCGCCGTTTTCGACGGTGGTGACGATGTCGTCGCCGGCGATTTTTTCGACTCTGAGGCTGATGAGGCCGTCGGCGAGGAGGATGGTGTTGCCGGGAGCGACTTCGCTGGGCAGGCCTTTGTGGTTGACGGATACTGTCTGGCTGTCGCCCGCTACTTCGCGGGCGGTGAGGACGAATTGCTGGCCGGCCTCGAGGATGACTTTGCCGGCGGCGATTTTGCCGATGCGCATTTCCGGCCCTTTGGTGTCGAGCATGAGGGCGACGGGAACGCGGCATTCCTCGGCGGCGGCGCGAACCATGGCGATGCGCCGGGCGTGGTCGGCGTGGCTGCCGTGGGAAAAGTTGAAGCGGGCGACGTCCATGCCGCCCCTGATGAGTGCTTGCAGAATGCCCGGTTTGTCGGTGCTGGGACCGACGGTGCAGACGATTTTGGTCTTTTTCAGCATGTGTTTTCTCCTTGCCTATTTGGCGGCGAACTGGCAGAGTACGGCGTGGGCTTCGTCGGCTTCCGATTCAAGGACCATTACTTCGTAGAGTCCGTCGCCGAGCATGGCGATCCCGGCTGGCCGGATGTTGGCGAGCACGCCTTCCTCGGAGAGCAGGTCCCTGATTTCTTCCGCTTGCGCACGGTTGGCTGCTATATACACCACTGTCCACATGATGCCGCCTCCAGGATAGTAAGATTATACGCTGAGGCCGTATTTTTTGAGCTTCTGGTAAAAACCGGACCGATGGATGCCGAGGAGCTGCGCGGCTTTGCTTTTGTTGCCGCCGGCGGCTTCGAGCGCCTTATAGATTGCTTGTTTCTCCGTGTCACCCATTATTCCTGCTAATTGTTTCCCGGCTTCGTCGAGGTCTTTGTTTTTGTGTTGTTTTTTGAGGACGGGCGGCAGGTTGTCGGGAGTTATGACGGCTTCTTCGTCCATGAGGTTGACGGCCCGTTCGAGGATGTTTTCCAGTTCCCGCACGTTGCCGGGCCAGAAGTATTCCATAAGGATTTCCATGGCTTCGGGGGAAACACCTTCCACCCAGTGGGGGGTCTGATTGTTAAGTTTTTTGAGGAGGGTGCTGGCGAGGAGGGGTATGTCTTCTTTGCGTTCCCTCAGCGGCGGAATCTGCAGGGAGATGATGTTGAGCCGGTAGTAGAGGTCCTGGCGGAATTCGCCGCGCTCAATCATGCCTTCGAGGTCGCGGTTGGTGGCGGCGATGACCCGGACGTCGACTTTGACGGGTTTTGTCCCCCCCACTCTCTCTATTTCCCTCTCCTGGAGGACTCTGAGCAGCTTGGCCTGCATGGCGAGGGTCATGTCGCCTATTTCGTCGAGGAAGATGGAGCCGCCGTTGGCGAGTTCGAATTTGCCGGGTTTGCCGCCGCGGCGGGCGCCGGTGAAGGCGCCTTCGTCGTAGCCGAAGAGCTCGGATTCGAGGAGGTTTTCGGGGACGGCGGCGCAGTTGACTTTGATGAGCGGGCCGTGCAGGCGGCCTGAGGCGTTGTGGATGGCGTGGGCGAAGAGTTCTTTGCCTGTGCCGCTTTCGCCGAGGATGAGGACGGTGGAGTTGCCTTTGGCCGCTCTGATGGCGACGGTTTTTATCCAGTCCATTTTTTCGCTGTTGCCGACGATGCTGTCGAAGGTGAATTTTCCGCCCTGGACTTTGCGCAGCTCTTCTTTGTAGTATTCGAGCTGATGCTGGAGGGCATTCATCTGGCGGGCCATGGCTTTAAGGTCTTTGAGGTCTTTGAAGACGCTTTTGCCGACGGCGCCGATGACTTCGCCGTCTTTGATGATGGGGATGCGGGTGACGACGCAGTCTTTGTCTTTGATGCGCTGGATTTCGGCGACTTCGGCTTTGCCGGTGGCGGCGACGATGTGCATGCGGGTGTTGTCGATTACTTCGGTGACGTGCTTGCCGATGACGTCGTGCTGGTCGAGGCCCAGGTAGTCGCCGTAGGAGGAGTTCATCATCCTGATGTAGCCTTTTTTGTCGACGATGACGATGTTTTCGAAGAAGCTTTCGAGGGCCGACTCGAGGGTGCTTTTGAGGCTTTTGACTTCTTCGAGTTCGGCGACGATGGCGGAGAGTTGGGTGATGTCCTGGAAGATGGCGACCGCGCCGACGACTTTGTTGTTTTTTAGTATTGGCGAGCGGTTGGTGAGGATCT harbors:
- a CDS encoding DMT family transporter codes for the protein MTDTKPGIMYAALMSVALLWGASFAAAKIGMNELAPINLVVLRFVIAAAVFAAILLFRRERSTIERADVWRFVVLGFMMVTSYFYIQYTALTFTTTVNAALIVATIPVWTAIFAAALGWERVSLAGAAGIAVALGGVTLIISGGRGGADLLSSATLPGDLLILVNALTWAGITLYGKEIMQKYPPFLTMAWTHIFGTIMLAPFAFVATPLAPVPLSGQIGGITWPTVASALFLALLCSVYAYYVWYLGVERLGAVRTASFSYFNPLFAAIVGVLLMGETLSGYVATGGLIVLAGVYVTNRAARRSAPPARSESCRDG
- the pyk gene encoding pyruvate kinase — protein: MLKKTKIVCTVGPSTDKPGILQALIRGGMDVARFNFSHGSHADHARRIAMVRAAAEECRVPVALMLDTKGPEMRIGKIAAGKVILEAGQQFVLTAREVAGDSQTVSVNHKGLPSEVAPGNTILLADGLISLRVEKIAGDDIVTTVENGGEISSNKRVAAPGIAVKLPPLSEQDVADIIFGVEQGMDIVAASFVQRAADVLAIRKVIEETGSSLDIIAKIENAEGVENIDEILKVTDGIMVARGDLGVEIPTEEVPIVQKLLIEKCNVAGKPVITATQMLESMLANPRPTRAEASDIANAIFDGSDAIMLSGETAAGAYPVEALETMARIAARTEAALDYSDILLAKGLTVQRTTTGAISHATVQVAHELGAGAIITISESGFTARMVARYRPQAAIVAVTPRVKTLRRCQLYWGVHPVLGSGAQNTDEMVANAIALALSAGVVKEGDLVVITAGVPAGTKGTTNMIRVVIVGSILLRGTGIGQRVVTGKVCVARTPSDITEKFVPGDILVVSTVDEETAPYAAKAAAIVTEEGGFTSHAAIIGISYGLPVVVGVDGATEQLTDGITVTVDSARGVIYKGQINAK
- a CDS encoding sigma-54-dependent Fis family transcriptional regulator — its product is MRVSDIMNSRVFTFPPTMTLQEAVEIFDRNRIDGAPVVDGSGHLIGLITKSHLIKAQAKNRMAKQVGEIMTTGVFTLRDTVSLSELQSPNRIFNYSVFPVVDAENRPIGIISRTDLVKYLSEKSLLLAEEMQAVLNAMYNGVIVTDAEGIVTMFNRAAENLTGQSAANVIGRLVDDVMPNTGLRRVLERGAPELNQKQNLGNCQILTNRSPILKNNKVVGAVAIFQDITQLSAIVAELEEVKSLKSTLESALESFFENIVIVDKKGYIRMMNSSYGDYLGLDQHDVIGKHVTEVIDNTRMHIVAATGKAEVAEIQRIKDKDCVVTRIPIIKDGEVIGAVGKSVFKDLKDLKAMARQMNALQHQLEYYKEELRKVQGGKFTFDSIVGNSEKMDWIKTVAIRAAKGNSTVLILGESGTGKELFAHAIHNASGRLHGPLIKVNCAAVPENLLESELFGYDEGAFTGARRGGKPGKFELANGGSIFLDEIGDMTLAMQAKLLRVLQEREIERVGGTKPVKVDVRVIAATNRDLEGMIERGEFRQDLYYRLNIISLQIPPLRERKEDIPLLASTLLKKLNNQTPHWVEGVSPEAMEILMEYFWPGNVRELENILERAVNLMDEEAVITPDNLPPVLKKQHKNKDLDEAGKQLAGIMGDTEKQAIYKALEAAGGNKSKAAQLLGIHRSGFYQKLKKYGLSV
- a CDS encoding methyltransferase domain-containing protein, with protein sequence MNANYFHELAAKYDAWFATPHGSYVHRFEREAVMALAAPAPGMTVADIGCGTGIYTDELLQAGARVTGVDISPEMLALAARRTARHGDAVAFLTGDAAALPFATASFDMVTSITAMEFFADPRACLQDMYRIVKPGGRLVVATLGSLSPWAWQRRLKTYFKKTVFRHATFHSLGDLRAYLAPHKITAWRGAIFVPPFAPAALIRRPDPFERWCQNHIPSMGAFLVVRVDKPE
- a CDS encoding peroxiredoxin, producing the protein MSQIGKGTPAPDFNLPATGGAAVSLSAHRGTKIVLFFYSKDNTAGUTDEAREFRDIHPEIVAAGALIFGVSRDSLATHEKFSAKNGLLYPLLSDADGAVCRLYGVIKEKTMYGKKVLGIERSTFIIDETGLIAHAFRGVKVAGHAKTVLDALKS
- a CDS encoding acyltransferase; this encodes MPGRVTAVEYIRGAAMLGVVGIHTGAYSLSGPAVNVHLFALLEIVSRFSVPIFFFVSAFGLFRQYRPGTPLDYGAFYRRRALTVLVPYLAWSLLYMWLYSWTTGEAHIWEPPYVYEFLFFGLASYQLYFLVILVWFYALMPLWRAVTPALAARPLPWLGALLAAQAAFNYWSCNVLAAGADDYYVNLALKHRLSYWVLHYVFVFLLGAVCAVRLEDFRALAARRRREINVFFALALAIMLGRYYWLLGTGYELERTVNTLQQLSPEGLVYTLAACLFLFAVFDRPLPAAVSSPLSLLARHSYAVYLVHPLVMFFLEAELKAAGVAMATPVVAGFYVATVIVSLLFTAALGCLPALGPLLTGTAPKIRKPGA